A portion of the Gottschalkia purinilytica genome contains these proteins:
- a CDS encoding response regulator transcription factor codes for MEKLAILLVEDDKEINNLIFKALQEEGYNVIQAFDGLEGFKMFNEDVSLVLLDVMLPYINGIEVMKKIRQESNVPIILLSAKDEESDIVRGLEFGGDDYISKPFSILELKARVNSRLRRNTNYNISLNKEKQIKIGNVILDLDRYILIRNNEKIGLTPKELKTLKLLMNNPKKVFTKTELFELVWNEPYYDNDNIINVHIRRLRKKIENNPDNPEIITTLWGIGYRLGDLI; via the coding sequence GTGGAAAAACTAGCCATACTATTGGTAGAAGATGACAAGGAAATAAATAACTTAATTTTCAAAGCACTACAAGAAGAAGGATATAATGTTATTCAAGCTTTTGATGGGCTAGAAGGATTTAAAATGTTTAATGAAGATGTAAGCTTAGTTTTGCTAGATGTAATGTTACCTTATATAAACGGGATAGAAGTTATGAAAAAAATAAGACAGGAAAGCAATGTTCCTATTATACTTTTATCTGCAAAAGATGAGGAGAGTGATATAGTTCGTGGACTAGAATTCGGAGGAGATGACTATATTTCTAAGCCATTTTCTATATTAGAGTTAAAAGCAAGAGTAAATTCTCGGCTTAGAAGAAATACAAACTATAATATTTCGCTAAATAAAGAGAAACAAATAAAAATAGGTAATGTTATTTTGGATTTAGATAGATATATTTTAATTAGAAATAATGAGAAAATAGGATTAACACCTAAAGAACTCAAAACTCTGAAACTACTAATGAATAATCCTAAAAAAGTTTTTACAAAAACTGAATTATTTGAATTAGTATGGAATGAGCCTTACTACGATAATGATAATATAATAAACGTGCATATAAGAAGATTAAGAAAAAAAATAGAAAATAATCCAGATAATCCAGAAATAATTACTACACTTTGGGGAATAGGATATAGGTTAGGAGATTTGATATGA